A part of Desulfotomaculum nigrificans DSM 574 genomic DNA contains:
- a CDS encoding glucose-1-phosphate adenylyltransferase, translating to MPKKKECIAMLLAGGQGSRLGVLTKKLAKPAVPFGGKYRIIDFTLSNCTNSGIDTVGVLTQYQPLALNSYIGIGSHWDLDRKNGGVTVLPPFVKELGGEWYKGTANAIYQNIEFVDQYDPDYLLVLSGDHIYMMDYSLMLDFHQEKQADATIAVIEVPLEEAKGFGIMNTDAEGRIIEFEEKPAEPKSNLASMGVYIFNWPLLKKYLAEDEQNPRSSNDFGKNIIPMMLRAGQRMFAYPFKGYWRDVGTVESLWQANMDLLEDNPKLNLNDPQWRIYSVNPVQPPQYVAPQARVSHSLINEGCVIYGEVYHSVIFPGVFIGEGSIIKDSVLMPNVKVGRHVTIEKAIVGVDSIIGNGCQIGGPVVVNHDSSVVNYSDITVVAANSHLSPYSKMGAP from the coding sequence ATGCCTAAAAAAAAGGAATGTATAGCCATGTTATTGGCCGGGGGGCAAGGCAGCAGGTTGGGGGTGTTAACAAAAAAATTGGCTAAACCGGCGGTTCCTTTTGGCGGTAAATATAGAATCATTGATTTTACATTAAGCAACTGTACTAACTCGGGGATTGATACTGTGGGAGTATTAACCCAGTACCAGCCTTTGGCTTTAAACAGTTATATCGGTATTGGCAGTCACTGGGATTTGGACAGAAAAAACGGGGGAGTCACCGTGCTGCCACCCTTTGTAAAAGAACTGGGAGGAGAATGGTATAAAGGCACCGCCAATGCTATTTACCAAAACATCGAATTTGTTGACCAGTATGACCCTGATTATTTGCTGGTGCTGTCCGGAGACCATATTTATATGATGGATTATTCTTTAATGTTGGATTTTCACCAAGAGAAGCAGGCTGATGCCACCATTGCGGTCATTGAGGTACCATTAGAAGAGGCCAAAGGTTTTGGCATCATGAACACCGATGCCGAAGGTCGGATTATCGAATTTGAAGAAAAACCGGCAGAACCCAAAAGTAATTTAGCCTCTATGGGGGTTTATATATTTAATTGGCCATTGTTAAAAAAATATTTGGCTGAGGATGAACAAAATCCCCGTTCCAGTAATGATTTTGGCAAGAATATCATACCCATGATGTTGCGGGCGGGACAAAGAATGTTTGCCTACCCCTTTAAGGGTTACTGGCGGGATGTGGGTACGGTGGAAAGTTTGTGGCAAGCCAACATGGATTTACTGGAGGACAATCCTAAATTAAATCTAAATGACCCGCAGTGGCGGATTTATTCGGTAAACCCTGTTCAACCGCCTCAATATGTTGCTCCGCAGGCCAGGGTAAGTCACTCGTTGATTAATGAGGGATGTGTTATCTACGGAGAGGTGTATCACTCGGTAATTTTTCCGGGGGTTTTTATTGGCGAGGGATCAATAATAAAGGATTCCGTCCTTATGCCTAATGTTAAAGTGGGCCGCCATGTCACCATCGAAAAAGCTATTGTTGGTGTAGACTCCATCATCGGGAACGGCTGTCAAATAGGTGGACCGGTTGTGGTTAATCATGATAGTTCAGTAGTTAATTATTCCGATATCACGGTAGTGGCGGCCAACTCGCATCTTTCCCCTTACAGTAAAATGGGAGCACCATAG
- the glgB gene encoding 1,4-alpha-glucan branching protein GlgB produces the protein MICSVPTDYDLYLFHEGSHHHSYRVFGAHPVNQDGVSGVRFSVWAPNAREVRVVGDFNRWQGHNHVMTKDQGIWTIFVPGLSEGDIYKYEIHSPTGEVLLKADPYGFAAEARPATASRIACLDSYNWGDAGWQQQKKLRSSYDRPLLIYEVHLGSWRRKDGQFCSYRDLAHELVDYLVDMGYTHVEIMPLMEHPFDGSWGYQITGYYAVTSRYGSPRDFMYFVDQCHQKGIGVILDWVPGHFCKDAHGLRQFDGTPLYESAECLRAENSQWGTLNFDFSKPEVVSYLISNAIFWLDVYHVDGLRVDAVAQMLYLDYGKQGGQWLPNQYGGRENLAAVDFMQRLNRAVFKYFPQALMIAEESTQWPLVTRPTYVGGLGYNYKWNMGWMNDILRYMAMDPVHRKWAHNQLTFSFMYTFSENFILPLSHDEVVHGKKSLLDKMPGDYWQKFANLRALYGYMMAHPGKKLLFMGGEFGQFIEWQYDQSLDWHLLDYDMHRKLHRYTKDLNHFYRQQPALWEHDHDEQGFSWIDPHDYSQSVITFMRKAKSSADFLIVVCNFTPVLRQGYRIGVPQLGSYTEVFNSDGELYGGSGQSNDTMQAGELPWHNQPYSLEIKLPPLATIFIKPKETTVAGS, from the coding sequence ATGATTTGTTCAGTTCCAACTGATTATGACTTATACCTGTTCCACGAGGGCAGTCATCACCATAGCTACCGGGTTTTCGGGGCCCATCCGGTAAATCAGGATGGTGTCAGTGGAGTCCGGTTTTCCGTCTGGGCCCCCAACGCTAGGGAAGTAAGGGTTGTGGGTGATTTTAATCGGTGGCAGGGGCATAACCATGTGATGACAAAGGACCAGGGAATATGGACTATTTTTGTGCCCGGGCTGTCTGAGGGTGATATTTATAAATACGAAATTCATTCGCCCACCGGTGAGGTTTTGTTAAAGGCAGATCCCTACGGATTTGCAGCAGAGGCTAGACCGGCCACCGCCTCCCGAATTGCCTGTCTGGATAGTTATAACTGGGGGGACGCTGGGTGGCAACAGCAAAAAAAACTGAGATCCAGCTATGACCGGCCCCTGTTAATTTATGAAGTACACCTGGGGTCCTGGCGCCGAAAGGATGGACAATTTTGCTCCTACCGTGACCTGGCCCATGAATTAGTTGATTATCTGGTTGATATGGGCTATACCCATGTGGAAATCATGCCTTTAATGGAGCACCCATTTGACGGGTCCTGGGGTTACCAGATCACCGGTTATTATGCAGTTACCAGCCGCTACGGCTCACCCCGGGACTTTATGTATTTTGTAGATCAATGTCACCAAAAGGGCATTGGCGTCATTTTAGATTGGGTACCGGGACATTTTTGTAAAGATGCCCATGGTTTAAGGCAATTTGACGGTACTCCTTTGTATGAATCGGCTGAATGTTTACGGGCTGAAAATAGTCAATGGGGAACCTTAAATTTTGATTTTAGTAAACCTGAAGTAGTCAGCTATTTAATTTCCAATGCTATTTTTTGGCTGGATGTATATCACGTTGATGGCCTCCGGGTTGATGCCGTGGCCCAGATGCTTTATTTGGATTATGGCAAGCAAGGGGGTCAGTGGTTGCCTAATCAGTATGGCGGGAGGGAAAATCTGGCCGCTGTGGATTTTATGCAGAGGCTTAACCGGGCAGTATTTAAATATTTTCCCCAGGCCCTGATGATTGCTGAGGAATCAACCCAGTGGCCACTGGTGACCAGACCCACCTACGTGGGTGGGCTTGGTTACAACTATAAGTGGAATATGGGTTGGATGAATGATATTTTACGCTATATGGCCATGGACCCGGTGCACCGCAAATGGGCGCATAATCAACTAACCTTTTCTTTTATGTATACCTTTTCGGAAAATTTCATTTTGCCCCTATCCCATGATGAGGTGGTACACGGGAAGAAATCTTTACTGGATAAAATGCCCGGGGACTACTGGCAAAAATTTGCCAACCTAAGGGCTCTTTACGGGTATATGATGGCTCACCCGGGCAAAAAATTGTTGTTTATGGGTGGGGAGTTTGGCCAATTTATTGAGTGGCAATACGACCAAAGTCTGGACTGGCATTTGCTGGACTATGATATGCATCGAAAACTTCACCGTTATACCAAAGATCTTAACCATTTTTACCGGCAGCAACCCGCTTTATGGGAACATGATCATGATGAGCAGGGATTCAGCTGGATTGATCCCCATGACTACAGTCAAAGCGTGATTACATTTATGCGGAAAGCCAAAAGTTCCGCAGATTTTTTGATTGTGGTTTGTAATTTTACACCGGTGCTGCGGCAGGGATACCGCATCGGTGTACCACAGTTAGGGTCATATACAGAAGTGTTTAATAGCGATGGAGAGTTATACGGAGGATCCGGGCAGAGCAATGACACCATGCAGGCTGGCGAACTGCCCTGGCACAATCAACCCTATAGTCTGGAAATTAAACTACCTCCGTTAGCTACCATCTTTATCAAACCAAAGGAGACCACTGTGGCCGGTTCATGA
- a CDS encoding undecaprenyl diphosphate synthase family protein, with product MISKFKRLPKHIGIIPDGNRRWAQLHNLPKHAGYDYGIKPGFTLYETCLELGIPEVTFYGFTQDNTKRPAVQKQAFQKACVDAVNILANRDASLLVIGNSASPQFPKELLPFTSRQTFGRDLIKINFLVNYSWKWDLSYGLNNGPTQDLHESIASKDISRIDLIIRWGGRRRLSGFLPVQSIYADFYIVDELWPDFQLDQFYEALRWYETQDITLGG from the coding sequence ATGATATCAAAATTTAAACGATTGCCCAAACATATTGGTATAATTCCTGATGGTAACCGGCGTTGGGCCCAGCTACATAATCTACCCAAACACGCAGGCTATGATTACGGCATCAAACCAGGTTTTACCCTTTATGAAACCTGTTTGGAATTAGGTATCCCGGAAGTTACCTTCTACGGCTTTACTCAGGATAATACCAAGCGTCCGGCCGTGCAGAAGCAAGCCTTTCAAAAGGCCTGTGTAGATGCAGTAAACATATTGGCCAATCGGGATGCTTCTCTACTTGTAATTGGTAACAGCGCTTCACCCCAGTTTCCCAAAGAACTGCTTCCTTTCACCAGCAGACAAACCTTTGGCCGTGATTTAATTAAAATAAACTTTTTGGTTAACTATAGCTGGAAATGGGACTTGAGTTATGGGCTTAATAACGGCCCGACCCAGGATTTGCATGAATCCATTGCGTCTAAAGATATTTCACGAATTGACTTAATTATCCGCTGGGGTGGTCGGCGCAGGCTCAGCGGCTTTTTACCGGTTCAGTCCATTTACGCGGATTTTTACATCGTTGATGAATTATGGCCTGATTTTCAACTGGATCAGTTTTATGAGGCTTTGCGCTGGTATGAAACTCAGGATATCACTTTAGGTGGCTAA
- a CDS encoding DUF4365 domain-containing protein yields MGCNDAQNIFLDLLPKTWLPRQQTSMYGTNYEIEIVEPGVPTGIVFSAHVKGTSRPHYDNHFISCSVETKKLLHLCQNESRPVFSFIVDIEKKSAYWLLAQEYVDKVLFTSNPQWFLQKTVTLKAPLTNKLTAPLDKLSQSIAKGLEYIYLKRWQSAYFKVTSKIKELYNSPATFQEAVQKEAQRLQNQSAKGLARDCHCSTGENTCISCSFNHQPTGQSNSEVQASLDYAQGLKLLDPKENRIAYYHLSKTLAKAAGNISPGLRYTVLGEMAFYDYLLQFMSVFDFLGTDALLHLAKVQEQQKYFSPLEELTTTIYSSLDEGELIAASMLTIRLADTYLFAVPYISKTFGQETASPLLDLAQTLLVTAHDIASVVETPGFVLQ; encoded by the coding sequence ATGGGCTGTAACGATGCACAAAATATTTTCCTTGACTTGCTTCCTAAAACATGGTTGCCACGCCAGCAAACTTCAATGTATGGTACCAATTACGAAATTGAAATTGTTGAACCGGGTGTTCCGACCGGCATTGTTTTTTCTGCCCACGTAAAGGGTACAAGCCGTCCCCATTACGATAACCATTTCATCAGTTGTTCGGTGGAAACCAAAAAACTACTGCACCTTTGTCAAAATGAATCCCGGCCGGTTTTCTCTTTCATAGTAGATATAGAAAAAAAATCTGCCTACTGGCTTTTGGCCCAGGAGTATGTGGATAAAGTTCTGTTTACCTCTAACCCCCAATGGTTCCTGCAAAAAACAGTTACCTTAAAGGCACCTTTAACCAACAAGTTAACCGCCCCCCTGGATAAGCTTAGCCAATCAATCGCTAAAGGTTTGGAATATATTTATTTAAAACGCTGGCAATCAGCTTATTTCAAAGTAACCAGCAAAATTAAAGAGTTATACAATTCTCCGGCAACTTTCCAAGAAGCTGTACAAAAGGAAGCACAAAGATTACAAAACCAGAGTGCCAAGGGGTTAGCCAGAGATTGTCATTGCTCCACCGGAGAAAATACTTGTATCTCCTGCTCCTTTAATCATCAACCAACGGGTCAATCAAACAGCGAAGTACAAGCCAGTTTAGACTATGCCCAGGGCCTTAAATTATTAGACCCCAAGGAAAATAGAATTGCCTACTATCATCTGAGCAAGACCTTAGCCAAAGCTGCTGGCAACATATCCCCCGGTCTGCGTTATACGGTGCTGGGTGAAATGGCCTTTTACGACTACTTGCTGCAATTTATGAGTGTCTTTGATTTTTTGGGAACTGACGCCTTGTTACACTTAGCCAAAGTACAAGAACAGCAAAAATATTTCAGCCCCTTAGAAGAATTAACCACCACCATTTATTCCTCCTTAGATGAAGGCGAACTGATCGCCGCCAGTATGCTCACCATCAGACTTGCCGATACATACTTATTCGCCGTTCCCTACATTAGCAAAACATTCGGCCAGGAAACCGCCTCCCCGCTATTGGACTTAGCCCAAACGCTGCTGGTAACAGCCCACGACATAGCCTCGGTGGTGGAAACGCCCGGTTTCGTGCTGCAATAA
- a CDS encoding (Fe-S)-binding protein: MGNIRPQDMGKPVEQLAKIDKLMPLPAPYDKPGMEPEFTEPKEAWKETYCTSLDGFVANETLVRPQTKEEEEAFVQKFLSGLEKLFSDETNRNYLQPFMLSFEYCAKCNTCSEACHVFKSSGEQEIYRPIFRSEVLRKIVKKHFKGEGFWSRFTGGDIDINFETIFRLGELAYRCNLCRRCAQTCPLGLDNGLLAREIRKLFSMEMGIAPKPLHEKGSMLQLKTGSSTGITKEAFLDMIEFMEEDIYERTGKKYKIPVDKKGADILLTHNAGEYLAWPENPAAFAIIFEEAGLDWTLSSDMIGYDNVNYGLFYDDAQSRKIGLAQLKAAKDLGVRRIVVGECGHAHKAAMVAIDRAMVGEDNIPRESFLPLLADLIKKNVFKLDPRRNNFPVTLHDPCNVVRMMGIVQPQREIIKAVAPQFREMYPNGAKNFCCGGGSGFAIMKSFNFPEFRNKISSRMKFKQILEAFQPEMEQDVPKYVCAPCSNCKGAIRDILEYYQATAKFNVHYGGLVELVVNAMVQFDKPFLEFLDEDAFEHLK; the protein is encoded by the coding sequence ATGGGTAACATCAGACCTCAAGATATGGGAAAACCGGTTGAACAACTGGCTAAAATTGATAAACTCATGCCTTTGCCGGCACCTTACGATAAGCCCGGCATGGAACCTGAATTTACTGAACCCAAAGAAGCCTGGAAAGAAACCTATTGTACCAGCCTGGACGGATTTGTTGCTAACGAGACACTGGTAAGACCGCAAACCAAAGAAGAGGAAGAGGCCTTTGTCCAAAAGTTCTTGAGTGGTTTGGAAAAACTTTTCTCCGATGAGACCAACCGGAACTATTTACAACCTTTTATGCTGTCTTTTGAGTACTGCGCTAAATGCAATACCTGCTCTGAAGCTTGTCACGTCTTCAAGTCTTCCGGCGAACAGGAAATTTACCGCCCCATTTTCCGTTCCGAGGTACTACGGAAGATTGTTAAAAAGCATTTTAAAGGTGAAGGTTTTTGGAGCAGGTTTACCGGCGGGGATATTGATATTAACTTTGAAACCATCTTCCGCCTGGGTGAATTGGCCTACCGTTGCAACCTGTGCCGCCGTTGTGCGCAAACTTGCCCGCTGGGTCTGGACAACGGGTTATTGGCCAGGGAAATTAGAAAACTGTTCAGTATGGAAATGGGTATTGCTCCCAAGCCGCTGCACGAAAAGGGTTCCATGCTGCAGTTAAAGACCGGTTCCAGTACCGGTATTACCAAAGAAGCCTTCCTGGATATGATTGAATTCATGGAAGAAGATATTTATGAAAGAACCGGCAAGAAATATAAGATTCCCGTGGATAAAAAGGGTGCCGACATCCTGTTGACCCACAACGCCGGTGAATATTTGGCCTGGCCGGAAAACCCCGCTGCTTTTGCCATTATCTTTGAAGAGGCCGGTCTGGATTGGACTCTCAGCAGTGATATGATCGGTTACGACAACGTGAACTACGGCCTGTTCTATGACGATGCCCAGTCCAGAAAAATTGGTTTGGCCCAGTTAAAGGCAGCCAAGGATCTGGGTGTTAGAAGAATTGTTGTCGGTGAATGCGGTCACGCGCATAAAGCTGCTATGGTGGCCATTGACCGTGCCATGGTAGGGGAGGACAATATTCCCAGGGAAAGTTTCTTACCCCTGCTGGCTGATTTAATTAAGAAAAACGTATTTAAGCTGGATCCTCGGCGAAATAACTTCCCGGTTACCCTGCATGACCCCTGCAACGTAGTTAGGATGATGGGTATTGTCCAACCCCAGCGTGAAATCATTAAAGCCGTTGCACCCCAATTCAGGGAAATGTATCCTAATGGGGCTAAGAATTTCTGCTGCGGTGGCGGTAGTGGGTTTGCTATTATGAAGTCCTTTAACTTCCCTGAGTTTAGAAATAAAATCTCCAGCCGGATGAAGTTTAAGCAAATTCTGGAGGCCTTCCAGCCTGAGATGGAGCAAGATGTACCCAAGTATGTTTGCGCTCCTTGCTCCAACTGTAAAGGTGCCATCAGGGACATCCTGGAGTACTACCAAGCAACTGCTAAGTTCAATGTGCATTATGGCGGCTTAGTTGAATTGGTGGTTAACGCCATGGTGCAGTTTGACAAGCCATTTTTAGAGTTCCTGGATGAGGACGCCTTTGAACATTTAAAATAG
- a CDS encoding respiratory nitrate reductase subunit gamma: MFLTVFAYFSVVAFIGLSLYKAYQFAKMPMHGRWELYPVPKEPDGKGHYGGSYYEDLEWWNKPRRVSHVGEIIDMLKEMLFIKNLFVNQRRQWWLSYAMHLGIYLLGLWTVMLFVGAITELSTGVSLATAQGVNSSLWTTIVYYVTLIAGGLGAILMAIGSFCLFLKRLFNSTFAKYTTLEEYFNLLFLFAVVASGIVVWSGDPGFNYGRDIARAMLTFSPIKAGTALTVHILLLGAVMIYIPQTKMSHYVGKYFSFHKVLWDNEPNLRNSQMEQIVKEAISYKPKASWSAPHINPAAASQDKK, from the coding sequence TTGTTTCTAACGGTATTTGCCTATTTCTCCGTTGTCGCATTTATCGGGCTGTCACTTTACAAGGCCTACCAGTTTGCCAAAATGCCTATGCATGGCCGCTGGGAATTATATCCGGTGCCTAAGGAGCCAGACGGTAAGGGACATTACGGGGGATCTTACTATGAGGACCTGGAGTGGTGGAATAAGCCCAGAAGGGTGTCCCATGTTGGTGAAATCATCGATATGTTAAAGGAAATGCTGTTCATTAAAAACCTGTTTGTTAACCAAAGACGTCAATGGTGGTTATCCTACGCCATGCACTTAGGTATATATTTGTTAGGTTTATGGACTGTTATGTTATTTGTAGGAGCCATCACTGAACTTTCTACCGGCGTATCTTTAGCTACCGCTCAGGGTGTTAACAGCAGCCTATGGACTACTATTGTTTATTATGTAACTTTGATTGCCGGCGGATTAGGTGCCATTCTAATGGCCATCGGTTCCTTCTGCTTGTTCTTAAAAAGACTCTTTAACAGCACTTTTGCCAAGTATACCACCCTGGAAGAGTACTTTAACTTACTGTTCCTGTTTGCGGTAGTGGCTTCCGGTATAGTTGTTTGGAGCGGTGACCCTGGTTTTAACTATGGACGCGATATCGCCAGAGCCATGTTAACTTTCTCCCCCATTAAGGCCGGTACTGCTCTGACTGTACACATTCTGTTACTGGGTGCGGTAATGATTTATATTCCGCAGACTAAAATGAGTCACTATGTAGGTAAATATTTCTCCTTCCATAAAGTGCTTTGGGATAATGAACCGAATTTGAGAAATTCCCAAATGGAACAAATAGTTAAAGAAGCAATTAGTTATAAACCGAAAGCCTCATGGTCAGCACCTCATATTAACCCGGCGGCAGCTTCGCAGGACAAGAAATAG
- a CDS encoding O-methyltransferase — translation MSGIIQPEVQQYIRNLLPPRTGIFKEMEQEARDKIIPIVEPEVGHLLYWLALTKQSCRVLEIGTAIGYSTLWLARAVLPRGGQITTMEINRPRFEAAQRYFKKAGVADKIKLILGDARELLFELTEPYDFIFLDAAKGKYIEFLDKCVELLQPGGIMVAEDVFMRGMVISGQIDKRRNKTAVTRLRSYLEMVMEHPKLETIIIPVGDGVTISTRK, via the coding sequence GTGTCAGGCATTATTCAACCGGAAGTACAGCAATATATTAGAAATCTGCTACCACCCAGGACAGGTATATTTAAAGAAATGGAACAGGAAGCCAGGGACAAGATCATTCCCATAGTAGAACCGGAAGTAGGTCATTTGTTATACTGGTTGGCTTTAACCAAGCAAAGTTGCAGAGTTTTGGAGATTGGCACCGCCATAGGCTATTCTACCCTGTGGTTGGCCAGGGCAGTACTGCCCCGAGGTGGCCAGATTACCACAATGGAAATTAACCGCCCAAGGTTTGAGGCTGCCCAAAGGTATTTTAAAAAAGCTGGGGTAGCAGATAAAATAAAGTTAATCTTGGGGGATGCCAGGGAACTGCTCTTTGAACTAACCGAACCTTATGATTTTATCTTTTTGGATGCAGCTAAAGGTAAATATATTGAATTTCTGGATAAGTGTGTGGAACTGTTGCAACCTGGCGGTATTATGGTGGCGGAAGACGTGTTTATGAGAGGCATGGTTATATCGGGTCAGATTGACAAAAGGAGAAATAAAACAGCGGTGACCCGGCTGCGGTCTTATTTGGAAATGGTTATGGAACATCCTAAATTAGAGACCATTATTATACCGGTTGGTGACGGAGTAACCATCAGCACCAGAAAGTAG
- a CDS encoding LysR family transcriptional regulator produces MNISHLKVFKVLAETGSLAKTSKILDLSQPTINHHIHLLEQHYGVKLFDRSQKKIKLTRFGKVLENYVTQILDLLDKSKEHMEKMVGEVSGDLYLGASHTIAENVLPKLMGMFNHDYPEVNIHLEVTNTKHIVEHILDGPLELGLIEGPVEHENIISKPFMKDELLVVLPYNHPLAIKKNLTLKEVASLPFVLREPGSGTRVVMETALKKAGLDPNDLNTVMDLGNTQAVIGAVEAGLGATILSGLAVSKEIQLKTVKTCRISNVSIERYFSVILNKSKPVSPVCETFLSFITTHVNN; encoded by the coding sequence ATGAATATATCTCATCTCAAAGTTTTTAAGGTTTTGGCGGAAACAGGCAGTTTAGCTAAGACCTCTAAAATATTGGATTTGTCCCAACCTACCATCAATCATCATATCCACTTATTAGAACAGCATTACGGGGTAAAATTATTTGACCGTTCTCAAAAAAAAATTAAACTAACCCGTTTTGGCAAAGTACTGGAAAATTACGTGACGCAAATTTTAGACCTGCTGGATAAATCCAAAGAACACATGGAAAAGATGGTGGGTGAAGTCAGCGGTGATTTATATTTAGGGGCCAGTCATACCATTGCAGAAAATGTTCTGCCCAAACTTATGGGTATGTTTAACCATGACTACCCGGAAGTTAATATCCACCTTGAGGTAACCAATACAAAGCATATCGTGGAACATATTTTAGATGGTCCCCTGGAACTTGGTTTGATTGAAGGCCCGGTAGAACATGAAAATATCATTAGCAAGCCCTTTATGAAGGATGAATTGCTGGTTGTACTGCCTTATAACCACCCCCTGGCCATTAAGAAAAATCTTACCCTTAAGGAAGTAGCATCTCTCCCCTTTGTTTTAAGGGAGCCCGGGTCAGGAACCAGGGTGGTTATGGAAACGGCCTTAAAGAAGGCCGGATTAGATCCTAACGATCTCAATACCGTAATGGACCTTGGCAATACCCAGGCGGTTATCGGGGCAGTGGAAGCCGGGCTCGGGGCTACCATTTTGTCTGGTTTGGCTGTCAGTAAAGAAATCCAACTAAAAACAGTAAAAACCTGCCGTATATCCAACGTCAGTATTGAGCGGTATTTTTCAGTAATATTAAATAAAAGCAAGCCCGTTTCTCCGGTCTGCGAAACATTTCTTTCCTTCATTACCACTCACGTTAACAATTAA
- a CDS encoding [FeFe] hydrogenase, group A — MENRSTKPTSVSRRGFLKMLGGVGLAGIAANIAGCSTDPAGGKGWMPQQYQVASSWPIQVKGRVPIDPNNPSIVRDDKKCILCGQCIEACEKVQTVMGYYELPIKDDITCVNCGQCTLWCPTGAITERDDIDKVLKAINDKNLHVVVQTAPATRVALGEEFGMPAGSIVEGKQVAALKKLGFDAVFDTNFTADLTIMEEGTELVKRITGELKKPLPQFTSCSPGWVKFCEYFYPDLLEHMSSAKSPQQMMGAVVKSYYAKQKGIDPEKIFSVSIMPCTAKKYECQRPEMNDAGQKAGKPNIRDVDVVLTTRELARMIKRAGINFNELEDAQYDSMLGEGTGAAVIFGTTGGVMEAAVRSAYFLITKQNPPEALLELTPVRGLNGVKEASLEIPGAGKINVAVCSGLGNARKILDQVREDIKQGLPPRYHFIEFMSCPGGCIGGGGQPRTALPPSDAVRQARLASLYTMDAKIYKKRLSHENQEVIQIYQNYFEHPMSELAEELLHTEYTDRGKHLTAKKKA; from the coding sequence ATGGAAAACCGCTCAACAAAGCCAACATCAGTATCAAGGCGGGGCTTCCTCAAAATGCTTGGGGGGGTAGGTCTGGCTGGTATTGCCGCAAATATTGCCGGCTGCAGTACTGATCCCGCCGGGGGCAAGGGCTGGATGCCACAACAATACCAGGTTGCCAGCAGTTGGCCCATTCAAGTAAAGGGGCGTGTGCCCATTGACCCCAACAACCCATCCATTGTACGGGATGATAAAAAATGCATCCTGTGCGGCCAGTGCATTGAAGCCTGTGAAAAAGTGCAGACCGTGATGGGTTACTATGAATTACCCATTAAGGACGACATCACTTGTGTTAACTGCGGCCAATGCACTCTCTGGTGTCCTACCGGTGCCATTACCGAGCGGGACGACATTGACAAGGTGTTAAAGGCTATTAACGACAAAAACCTGCATGTGGTTGTGCAAACCGCTCCGGCCACCAGGGTTGCTTTGGGCGAGGAATTTGGCATGCCCGCCGGTAGCATTGTAGAAGGCAAACAGGTAGCAGCACTTAAGAAACTGGGTTTTGATGCTGTCTTTGACACCAACTTCACTGCTGACCTGACCATTATGGAAGAAGGTACTGAACTTGTGAAACGTATCACCGGTGAGCTGAAAAAGCCCCTGCCTCAATTCACATCCTGCAGCCCCGGCTGGGTTAAATTCTGTGAATATTTCTACCCCGATTTACTGGAGCACATGTCCTCTGCCAAATCTCCCCAGCAGATGATGGGTGCCGTAGTGAAGAGCTATTACGCTAAACAAAAGGGTATCGATCCGGAGAAGATTTTCTCTGTTTCCATTATGCCTTGTACAGCTAAAAAGTACGAGTGCCAGCGCCCGGAAATGAATGACGCCGGGCAAAAAGCCGGTAAACCGAATATTAGGGACGTGGATGTTGTTTTAACCACCCGTGAACTGGCCCGCATGATTAAACGTGCCGGTATTAACTTTAACGAGTTGGAAGATGCCCAGTATGACTCCATGTTGGGTGAAGGCACCGGCGCTGCTGTTATCTTCGGCACCACCGGTGGCGTTATGGAAGCAGCTGTACGTTCCGCTTACTTCCTAATCACCAAACAAAACCCGCCGGAAGCTTTGTTAGAATTAACTCCTGTGCGTGGTTTAAACGGAGTTAAAGAGGCTTCTCTGGAAATACCCGGTGCAGGCAAAATAAATGTAGCTGTCTGCTCTGGTTTAGGTAACGCCCGTAAGATCCTAGACCAGGTTCGGGAGGACATTAAACAAGGCCTACCGCCGCGCTATCACTTTATTGAGTTTATGAGTTGCCCCGGTGGTTGCATTGGTGGCGGCGGCCAGCCCAGAACTGCTCTGCCACCGTCTGATGCAGTACGCCAAGCCCGTTTGGCCAGCTTGTATACCATGGATGCCAAGATCTACAAGAAGCGCCTAAGCCACGAAAACCAGGAGGTAATCCAAATTTATCAAAACTACTTCGAGCATCCCATGAGTGAACTGGCTGAAGAGTTGCTGCACACTGAATATACCGACCGTGGAAAGCACCTGACAGCCAAGAAGAAAGCCTAA